Proteins from a single region of Amycolatopsis sp. CA-230715:
- a CDS encoding QsdR family transcriptional regulator has product MTRPDALQAFRVARTWFSHGRKIDMGELAEELGVGRATLFRWVGNRDELLGEILWSLAERVFDRQARRGSGAELVANTVGDFVRTVNADEAFRRFLRTEPERALRLLTTKASVVQRRTIAKMAELLATEIGTPPLPVEDAAYLVVRIAESFIYTDVITGGEPDADKARQAVLALLGP; this is encoded by the coding sequence ATGACCCGACCAGACGCCTTGCAGGCCTTCCGCGTCGCCAGGACGTGGTTCTCGCACGGCCGCAAGATCGACATGGGCGAGCTGGCCGAAGAGCTGGGCGTCGGCAGGGCCACTCTGTTCCGCTGGGTCGGCAACCGGGACGAGCTGCTCGGCGAGATCCTGTGGTCGCTCGCCGAGCGCGTGTTCGACCGGCAGGCGCGCCGCGGCTCCGGGGCCGAACTGGTCGCGAACACCGTCGGCGACTTCGTGCGCACGGTCAACGCCGACGAAGCGTTCCGGCGATTCCTGCGCACCGAGCCCGAGCGCGCGCTGCGGCTGCTCACCACGAAGGCGAGCGTGGTGCAGCGGCGCACCATCGCGAAAATGGCCGAGCTGCTGGCAACGGAGATCGGCACGCCGCCGCTTCCCGTCGAGGACGCCGCCTACCTCGTGGTGCGCATCGCCGAATCCTTCATCTACACCGACGTGATCACCGGCGGCGAACCCGACGCGGACAAGGCCCGGCAGGCCGTGCTGGCGCTGCTGGGCCCGTGA
- a CDS encoding glycoside hydrolase family 25 protein, protein MTEPESERGINLSRRETVEDWRAVHAAAVRFASITVTESANWSDPIAEHYVTGAQEAGIHAGARHFARPGGVHDQADHFVRVAKKLGAFAPGSLAPALEIDAEGVDDKFIKAWIKFVRASAKVERVLVYAGHDYFAHRLNPDKWADGEVTLWLARHNGIPGRPGWFHPRVGVHQHGNTADVPGIRGPVGHDAVVYPFTLGDLLL, encoded by the coding sequence ATGACGGAACCCGAAAGCGAGCGCGGCATCAACCTGTCGCGCCGGGAAACGGTGGAGGACTGGCGTGCCGTGCACGCCGCGGCCGTCCGGTTCGCCTCCATCACCGTCACCGAAAGCGCCAACTGGAGCGACCCGATCGCCGAGCACTACGTCACCGGGGCGCAGGAAGCCGGGATCCACGCGGGGGCGCGGCACTTCGCGCGGCCGGGCGGCGTGCACGACCAGGCGGACCACTTCGTCCGCGTAGCGAAGAAGCTCGGCGCGTTCGCACCCGGATCGCTCGCCCCCGCGCTGGAGATCGACGCCGAGGGGGTGGACGACAAGTTCATCAAGGCGTGGATCAAGTTCGTCCGCGCTTCGGCCAAAGTGGAGCGTGTGCTCGTCTACGCGGGGCACGACTACTTCGCGCACCGGCTCAACCCGGACAAGTGGGCCGACGGCGAGGTCACGCTCTGGCTGGCCAGGCACAACGGGATCCCCGGCCGCCCCGGCTGGTTCCACCCGCGCGTCGGCGTGCACCAGCACGGGAACACCGCGGACGTGCCCGGTATCCGGGGCCCGGTCGGCCACGACGCCGTCGTCTACCCGTTCACGCTCGGCGACCTGCTGCTCTGA
- a CDS encoding quinone oxidoreductase family protein yields the protein MRAVQVTEFGGPEVLNLVELPDPEPGAGQVLVEIDRAGVNYADTHQAENSYLAPSSLPLVPGGEVVGRTPDGRRVVALLNGGGGYAERAVADLPLTVDVPDGVDDTTALSFIVQGSTAWLLLRKSTHLEAGESVVVHAAAGGVGSIAVQLAKAWGAGRVIATASSEEKRALALELGADVAIDSRAEDMKGALIEANGGKRVDIVLDMTGGSVTDQSVASLAPFGRLGFYGMASRELPQAIDPRSLLAHSTTVAGMWLPHVFSLPGNVFSRAMGELFELAAAGTVRAVDGGVYGLSQARTAHEALRSRGTTGKLTLDPSR from the coding sequence ATGCGAGCTGTACAGGTGACTGAATTCGGCGGTCCCGAGGTGCTCAACCTCGTCGAGCTGCCCGACCCGGAGCCCGGCGCTGGCCAGGTGCTCGTGGAAATCGACCGCGCCGGCGTCAACTACGCGGACACCCACCAGGCCGAGAACAGCTACCTCGCCCCGAGCAGCCTCCCGCTCGTGCCTGGCGGCGAGGTGGTGGGCAGGACGCCCGACGGCAGGCGCGTGGTCGCGCTCCTCAACGGCGGTGGCGGGTACGCCGAGCGCGCGGTCGCCGACCTGCCGCTGACCGTGGACGTGCCCGACGGCGTCGACGACACCACGGCGTTGTCGTTCATCGTGCAGGGCAGCACCGCGTGGCTGCTGCTGCGCAAGAGCACGCACCTGGAAGCGGGCGAGTCCGTGGTGGTGCACGCCGCGGCCGGTGGCGTCGGCAGCATCGCGGTGCAGCTCGCGAAGGCGTGGGGCGCGGGCAGGGTCATCGCGACCGCGAGCAGCGAGGAAAAGCGCGCGCTGGCGCTGGAGCTCGGTGCCGACGTCGCGATCGACTCGCGGGCCGAAGACATGAAGGGCGCGCTGATCGAAGCCAACGGCGGCAAGCGGGTGGACATCGTGCTCGACATGACCGGCGGCTCGGTCACCGACCAGAGCGTGGCCTCGCTGGCGCCGTTCGGGCGGCTCGGGTTCTACGGGATGGCGAGCAGGGAACTGCCGCAGGCGATCGACCCGCGCTCGCTGCTCGCGCACAGCACGACGGTCGCGGGTATGTGGCTGCCGCACGTGTTCTCCTTGCCGGGCAACGTTTTCTCCCGCGCGATGGGCGAGCTGTTCGAGCTGGCCGCGGCGGGTACCGTGCGCGCGGTCGACGGTGGCGTCTACGGGCTGTCGCAGGCGCGGACGGCGCACGAGGCGCTGCGGTCGCGTGGCACCACGGGCAAGCTCACGCTCGACCCGTCGCGCTGA
- a CDS encoding aminodeoxychorismate synthase component I, translated as MRLVRERLGSDASPEQALLLLGAPAALCGDWFSSRAVIAPALGAPTRASDFALPVPAVRDPVPGAIGGGWFGYFSYDLTDPSRRRGPLPVERWAWADHVLRLDDHGTWWFEALVGDDEAFPADLAAKYDAVLRGRALRHGWTPSALRRAHADDHRTAVKNCVQAIEAGELFQANVCTRFSGPFDGEPRELFAEGVRRWNPRRAAYLGGEWGALVSLSPELFLSRQGRAVRSTPIKGTLPRRGTSDDHLAAKLRESTKDVAENVMITDLVRNDLGRVCETGTVRVPELLAVRPAPGVWHLHSTVEGQLAAGVTDAELLRATFPPGSVTGAPKIRALDEIAELEPVARGVYTGAIGLVSPVAGLELNVAIRTLEIHDGTVSLGVGGGITADSDCEAEWQECLHKAATLEELLADPPVSATGRA; from the coding sequence ATGCGGTTGGTGCGCGAGAGGCTCGGGTCGGATGCGTCGCCGGAACAGGCGTTGCTCCTGCTCGGCGCGCCCGCCGCGCTGTGCGGTGACTGGTTTTCCTCGCGCGCGGTGATCGCACCCGCCCTCGGCGCGCCCACCCGCGCGAGTGACTTCGCGCTGCCGGTACCCGCCGTCCGCGACCCGGTGCCCGGCGCGATCGGCGGCGGGTGGTTCGGCTACTTCTCCTACGACCTGACCGATCCGTCGCGTCGCCGGGGACCGCTACCCGTCGAACGCTGGGCCTGGGCGGATCACGTGCTGCGCCTCGACGACCACGGCACGTGGTGGTTCGAGGCGCTCGTTGGCGACGACGAGGCGTTCCCAGCAGACCTCGCAGCGAAGTACGACGCTGTGTTGCGAGGCCGCGCTCTACGACACGGCTGGACGCCTTCGGCGCTGCGGCGCGCGCACGCCGACGACCACCGCACCGCGGTGAAGAACTGCGTGCAGGCCATCGAGGCCGGAGAACTGTTCCAGGCCAACGTGTGCACCCGGTTCTCCGGCCCGTTCGACGGCGAGCCGCGCGAGCTGTTCGCCGAGGGCGTCCGGCGGTGGAATCCGCGCCGCGCCGCCTACCTCGGCGGCGAATGGGGCGCGCTCGTCTCGCTGTCGCCGGAGCTTTTCCTTTCCCGGCAAGGAAGAGCGGTCCGGTCGACGCCCATCAAGGGCACGCTCCCCCGGCGCGGCACCTCCGACGACCACCTCGCCGCGAAGCTTCGCGAGTCCACCAAGGACGTCGCGGAGAACGTGATGATCACCGATCTGGTGCGCAACGACCTCGGCCGCGTGTGCGAGACCGGCACCGTGCGCGTGCCGGAACTGCTCGCGGTGCGGCCCGCACCGGGAGTGTGGCACCTGCATTCCACTGTGGAGGGTCAGCTCGCGGCGGGGGTCACCGACGCGGAGCTGCTGCGGGCGACGTTCCCGCCGGGTTCGGTCACCGGCGCGCCGAAGATCCGCGCGCTCGACGAAATCGCCGAACTCGAACCCGTCGCGCGGGGTGTCTACACGGGAGCGATCGGGCTGGTGTCCCCGGTCGCGGGCCTCGAACTGAACGTCGCCATCCGGACGCTGGAGATCCACGACGGCACGGTTTCGCTCGGAGTCGGCGGCGGGATCACCGCCGACTCCGACTGCGAAGCCGAGTGGCAGGAATGCCTGCACAAGGCCGCGACGCTCGAAGAACTCCTCGCCGACCCGCCGGTCAGCGCGACGGGTCGAGCGTGA
- a CDS encoding DUF4185 domain-containing protein — MVRVIETTLVGRVTGPGSVSRTDERFGIHGTDLGIVWDGGGGRLFVLFGDTFGEGWGGDGGGPNSADWRCNVLAFSSTRDLANGMTLDGVVQREDGLAAQVIERDPRPDEVTVIPNSGISIDGKQYVHYMSVRVWGPPGKWHTNYGGIAVSEDDGRTWSKPQSACWINRAEHDHPFQIGALARDGDHVYLFGTTNGRLGGAHLARASTSDILKANAYEYWTGDGWARDPFRAAEVLPGNVGELDVAYNVHFGQWMAMHLDDPAGVVRLRTADRPEGPWSDGDVAASGAQFGQLYGGYLHPWSLDGDELYFLLSQWGPYNVFLIKAKLAP, encoded by the coding sequence ATGGTTCGAGTGATCGAAACGACACTGGTGGGCAGGGTGACCGGGCCCGGTTCGGTCAGCCGCACCGACGAGCGGTTCGGGATACACGGCACCGATCTCGGCATCGTGTGGGACGGGGGCGGCGGCCGCCTGTTCGTCCTCTTCGGAGACACCTTCGGCGAAGGATGGGGCGGCGACGGCGGCGGCCCGAACAGCGCCGACTGGCGGTGCAACGTCCTCGCCTTCTCCTCGACGCGCGACCTCGCGAACGGCATGACGCTCGACGGCGTGGTGCAGCGCGAAGACGGCCTCGCCGCGCAGGTCATCGAGCGCGACCCGAGACCGGACGAGGTCACCGTGATCCCGAATTCGGGGATTTCGATCGACGGCAAGCAGTACGTGCACTACATGTCGGTGCGCGTGTGGGGCCCGCCTGGCAAGTGGCACACGAACTACGGCGGGATCGCGGTGTCCGAAGACGACGGCCGGACCTGGTCGAAGCCGCAGTCGGCGTGCTGGATCAACCGCGCCGAGCACGACCACCCGTTCCAGATCGGCGCGCTCGCCCGCGACGGCGACCACGTGTACCTGTTCGGCACCACGAACGGCCGCCTCGGTGGCGCACACCTCGCGCGAGCGTCCACATCGGACATACTGAAGGCGAACGCCTACGAGTACTGGACCGGCGACGGCTGGGCGCGCGACCCGTTCCGCGCGGCCGAGGTGCTGCCGGGCAACGTCGGCGAGCTGGACGTCGCCTACAACGTCCACTTCGGACAATGGATGGCGATGCACCTTGACGACCCGGCGGGCGTGGTGCGGCTACGCACCGCGGACCGCCCGGAAGGCCCGTGGTCGGACGGCGACGTGGCCGCCTCCGGCGCGCAGTTCGGGCAGCTCTACGGCGGGTACCTGCACCCGTGGTCGCTCGACGGGGACGAGCTGTACTTCCTGCTCTCCCAGTGGGGCCCCTACAACGTCTTCCTGATCAAGGCGAAGCTCGCCCCCTGA